Genomic DNA from Marinobacter sp. LV10MA510-1:
CACCTGAAGATGACTTTCCCGGGTGAAGGTTGTCGATACCATGAAAAAAATCAACAGCAAAAACACCACGTCGATCAGCGGTGTCAGGTCCATGCCTATTTGCTGGCTGCGCTGGCGCTTGAACTTCACGGGGCTCAGGCTCCTTCCACGCCAATTTCGCGGTCGCCGTGTACTACTTCCACCAACTTGATGGCCTCTTGCTCCATGTTTACCACCAGGGCATCTACCCGGCGGATAAAATAGCGATGGGCAATCAACGCGGGTATTGCCACACTCAGGCCAGAGGCGGTTGTTATCAGAGCCTCGGAAATACCGCCGGCCAGATTGCCGGCATTGCCCACACCGGCCAACTGAATTTCCGCAAACACTTTGATCATGCCGATAACCGTGCCCAGTAGGCCCAACAATGGCGTAATGGTTGCAACGGTGCCCAGTGGGTTCAGAAACCGCTCGAGCTGGTGAACCACCTGACTGGCTTCGTGCTCGATGCTTTCTTTCATCACCTCGCGGCCGTGTTTAGCGTTCAGCAAACCGCTGGCAAGCACTCGCCCCATGGGTGACGACGCCTGCAGGGTTTTAAGACGCTTGCCGTTCAGCTCTTTTTTCTTGATCCAGCGCCACAGCTCGTTCAGCACTTGTGGCGGCGCAATCCGGCTGTCACGCAGACTCCAGAAACGTTCAAGGATGATGGCCAATGCCAACACAGAACAAAACAGTATGGGCACCATCAAAATGCCACCGGCTTTTAAAAGCTCGAACACGCTCGGTCTCCTGGTCAATTACAAGCCGCGCTACTTTAGCATAGCTGTCAGCATTTTCAGCATAGTGACTATTGTGTGACCTTGCGCAACCGTTCCAGACACTGCGCCCGTGCCAGACCCGGGCCGCTGATCCAGAATGGCGCATTCTGCTGCACCTGGCGGATGGCCAGCCCGGCGGAATTAACCTCCATAATCA
This window encodes:
- a CDS encoding MotA/TolQ/ExbB proton channel family protein, whose translation is MFELLKAGGILMVPILFCSVLALAIILERFWSLRDSRIAPPQVLNELWRWIKKKELNGKRLKTLQASSPMGRVLASGLLNAKHGREVMKESIEHEASQVVHQLERFLNPLGTVATITPLLGLLGTVIGMIKVFAEIQLAGVGNAGNLAGGISEALITTASGLSVAIPALIAHRYFIRRVDALVVNMEQEAIKLVEVVHGDREIGVEGA